TATGTCTAGTTCATCAAAAATGATAATGATTGTGTTTAAACTAGAGTTAGTGCTTATACATAGTTGAGTAGAGCCAACTCGAAGTTCATTACGAGTTAGTTCACAGATTCGTCCCACAACTTCATTTCCAAAAATCCATCCACACATTCCATGAATCATAAACACGAGTGACACAATGCGATATGTTTCTGAATCTCTGAAACTAGTGAGCATTGATTCTCTTAATATTGAAAACAAGGGGGGGATCATTTTGTTTCTTTGGTCATACAGAGATACAAACACCTTTGCTTTGAAACACACTTTTAAAACTCATTACAGTTTCTTCTCTACAAAATTGAATTCCAATTTACAGACAACTCAAGCTGACTTTTACGAGTCAGGATTGATTTTCTCATCGATGGAGTAGGAACTGCCTGGAACTTCGACCAGAAGCTCGTCGTCTTCCTCTTCGTCCATCACTGAAACGGAACAATCAGTCTCCTGCAAAACAAATAAAACAAAAGTTTAATGGAACATTTATAACTCATACGACAAATGTGGAATTATGCTACACAATGAGTCTTCACCAGTGTATTGTAAACATACCTTTTTGTTTTCGTCAGCCGAGTCTCTTGTTTTCTTTGGAAGGTTTTTGAGTTCCTTTAACGCGTCTTTGAGTTGCTTCCTAGCCTTGGACCGTATTATTTTGCGTTCTGCGCATTGAGCTGCTGTGACATCGGCATGACAGGCCACACAAAGCGTCCGCATGTTCTCCAGCCGGCACTCACCTATGAGTGATCCAAAATTTCAAGAAAACTTGCTTGGTCAATTGAATGTTCATATGAAATCATGTATATCACACATTGTTAAGAATGATGTTTGAGTGGTTTAGTGTAAAAGGTTGCGACTCACCTCCACCTCGGTAGACTGGAATAATATGATCCGCATGCCACGCATTTCCCTCGGCTGGATCATTAACCAGGGCCTCCAGCCTTCGGTCATTAGAGGTGAAAGTAAAGAAATTAAATTTCAAATATACTTTGCATCTCCAAAACACAGTAACTAAACAAACTTTTGATATTCAGATAGAAGTATAAACCAAAAGTTGTGTTAAATGGCTTACAAGTTCTTCCGGGCAAACAAGACTGGAGCAACTTTGTTGATGTATTCACGCCGTTTTTCCAGTGGTAAAGGCTTTATATATCTGACAAGTTGGTGGCAATCTAAGTTGCAGTTTGTGCAAATTCCATGTTCTATCTGAAAAAGTTCCTGAGATTTTGAAAACGAACACCTCTTAGTGATGCATTAAAGAAGCAAATGAAATGAAACTTGTCGGCGATAATATAACGAAAAATTTGCCAAGAGACCGAGACAAACCTGGCGAATATATCTACTGCTTGTTCTTGTCCGGTAATCTTCATAGCATTCAAGATCACAGAAAAGATCCTCAAAATACTCAGGCTCTTTGGCGTTGGTTCCCCTAAAACAAACAAAATGTATACACTTGATGATAAGACAGTGAATTTTTTTTTTACCAAACAGTAGTGAGCATGCACAATGTTTTCACTCACTTGCAGTGCTTTTGACAGAATTTACAGAGTGGTTCGTTGCTCATGGTCCAAGCTTGGGTGTATTCTTTTTCCTTTCTTTGGTGGCCACTCCGAAGATTAACCCTTCTCCACACTGCATTTTGAGGTAAAGGAACACTGATCTCTGAAAAGGGTGTATTCCGTCTTTTGCTCCCTCCTTTGAGCAATCCCTGAGGGAGAAAAACTCTTAATAATTATTTTGGAATCCAATATTTGAAAACACAAATTTTAGCTTGAAGATAAATACCTCACTGTTGTGACTAGTTCTTTCACTCAAGTAGCTCAACTCCAGTGATAAAGGTAGTTGCAAAGGCTTTCCAATTAGTTTCCTCTTTTCGATCGGCCGTAACGCTTTCCACTCTTTCATAAATTCTAAAATAGCTCGCACATGAACTGGATCATCCGTGAGGGATTCAGGCGAATTTTCTTTTTCGATGAATGGAGTTGAATTGCTTGCTTCAATCTCCTCTGGTCGGAAGTTCTGGAAATGAGGCCTTGGTCGTGGATCTTTCCCAGGAATGCAAGAATATAAATGAATTCTTCCAGTGTTCTGGCTCACCTGAAACAATGTAAACGCAGATCCATATGCGTTCAGCTCCAAACAAGTAGAGATGAACAATATTGACAAATTTCACAACAGAAATAAGAATCAGATTGCAGCTAGGATCCAATAAACTTAGACAAGAGATCAAAAATATGCAGTGGGTTCACCAAATTTTGGCCTTCTAGACATGCACTTTATTTCTTGACCAGCCGAGGCAACAATAATAACACGGATACATAAGAAGAGCCGATGCAGACTTAAACTTTACCTCAAATCGGAGAGAATCTACAAGTGGAAAAAAGGAATTGGAATCATTCTCTTCCACAACCCCGTTATGAGCAATAACCTGCATCATAGATAAAGGTATTTACATTTCCGGACATGTCAAAGAAGAAAAGTAGACGTCTCACAAGAATTAAGTTCATACATTTTTAGGCTCATGATTTTCTTGGTTTTCTCGGTCTAACATAGTAGAAGACCCCGAACCACTTTCAACATAAGGACAGAAGACTTTTAATATTTCCAAATGAGGAAGCGTGTTGTCCTGCTCGGCCAAAATAAAAAGCAGTCAAGCGAAATTAGTTAAAAGCTGAGTTCCAAAATCAAGGAGTTTGATCAATGGCAAGGAAAGATATAAACCTTGAGATCAATAGTATTTGAGACATCTGTCTCAGATCCCAGATCTTCACAGCTTTCAACATTGTTATCAGCTATTACTCTACTAGCTTGTGATGGTTGTGCGTCACAAATTTCTCTTTCACTGCTTTCTTCAGCAGGCTTAAAAAGATGTGCTCTTTCAATCTGTCCAGAAATAAGTTTACCAAAAATATTAATGGACGTCATGTTCCCTATCAGGGAAAAATTAAAACCTAACACATGATAAATCTCTTCGAACATCTAAGGGCAATGACAGTAAATTACTGAGAATTTAGAAAAAAGAGCAGAGATTTGGGAGGTACATACTTCGATTTCAGTCTTCGCATCATATTTTCCATCAGTTGTCGATGAAATACGGTGCAGCCTCTTGTTCAGATTTTGCCAATTAGACTCGTCCATAGTATCCTGTCACATAAGAGTCGTTATTAAAGTATAAGACACAGGAAAACTAATATGACAGCAGCAAACGAGTTTACCTTTGCGCAGAAGATATAAACGTTCACTGCGCTTGTTTGGCCTCGCCTATGTGCTCTATCCTCAGCCTTTAAAATGCAGTCAATTGATTATTCATGAAGCAGCCTTCTCGCCCTTTGAAGAAATAGTCTTAGGAAAGGACCCCAAAATAAACAGTACATGCAAAATACCTGAAGCAACAGTGACGGTGTTTTAGGCAATTCCACAAACACAACATTTTGAGCTGCTGAAAAATCAAGTCCAACTCCCCCAGCTTCTACGCCAATTATTGCAACTTTAACCTTGAGGAGAAATCCATAGTATAGGTCAAATACCACATATCCTAACAAGCCAGTCCTTTAAAGAGATGATAAACATAGAGGTGATACTGTGCATACCTCACTAGAAAACTTAAATGTCTGTACAGCCAATTGTCTATCTCTTGGCAAAGTCGTCCCATCAATGCGGACGAAACCAATGCCTTTATCACACATAAATTCCTGACAAGCAAAAATCACACCAAATTTTTTTTAAAACAGACTACTTGCTCATAATATGTGAATGGAGCTGCATCAAAATAATAACAGAGTTTAAAACCAGAACAAAACGAACGAGCAGGCAGAAATAAAGCATACTGACCTGAACTCCATCCAGAACCTTATGGTGATGTGCAAAAATGACCATCTTATTTGAACTTGTGTCTTCATTAATTTCTTCAGGGGTATAATCCAGTCCTCCTGATATAAGTGGATGTAGGGATAACCATTCACGAAAGGCAGAAAGCTTTGCAACACCAAGTTGTTGATAGGAGAGATTCCCGGATAGTTGATTATCCTTGTCACCTAATGCACAACAAAAACAAAATGATTCAAAAAAGAGTGTAAACATATGAATAGAGAATTATCCCTTTGACATCCATGGAAAGAAAATAGTTTAAACATACAGTCAGGATCATCTGGGTCCACTTCGTTCATATCTCCATCTTTATTTGATCCATGAGCCAGTTGAGCTATACCTACAAAGGCAGCTTGTGTTAACACGTGGATGAACTACAGTGGTTAGCTAAATCTTAAGACCGACAAACTTGAGGCTGGAGGTACTGATAAAAATAAAATAACTTGAAAAATACTCAACATCATGAACACATACCTTCAGGTTCATGTGTGTTCTCTGTGACATTTGTTATAGCCGCATTTGGTTTATTAGCCTCACTGAGAATAGTCATTGCTAAAGCTATATCAGACTTCTTTAGCAGTATGGTTACAATTTGTCTACGTTTTGGGGGTAACTGTGTTAAAACATGCTGCTTCAGTCTTCTTATCTATAACAAACGAAAAGGGATTTCACATCACGTATTTCTTTTCCAACGCAAAACAAAATGCAAGAAGCGTTAATTAAACTGTGATCTGTGAAGGTTGGAGTTGTTTTCTCCCAAAAGTTTTAGTTAGGAATTTGGGTAGTTAAGAAGTCTAGGAATACTTATAAGTTATAACGGAGACTTTAAAAATGGGTTGCACACTCAGTTCTTTCTGAAGAAAAATCGATGAATAATCATTAATGCCAAACTGAAATCGAATAACCAGGACATACCATCACTGTTTGGTTTAGCAGCACGTTCAACTCCAGTAAGCGAGTACCCTTTGAAAAATCCTGAATCAATCAACATAGCAAAAAAAAAAAGAATAACTTAGATAAAAGAACCACAGTTTATTTTAGGAAGGAAGCGACTAAAAAAAAACGTAACTACGATAGCAACTGGGAGTATCTTGCACTTATAGTAGAGAATCATGAGGATAAAAACCATATCTACCTGGAAAATTTTCCCCTGTATACCTCTGACAAGCCCGACTTCACAATAGGTTTTCGCAAACTCATACTTGTTCTTCCCCAGCAAACCAGGCCTGGTGACGGAATCAGTGTTAGAAATATTAAAAGTAATGCGACACAAAACGTTTAAATCAAAGTTTGCAGATGACTTGCCATAGCATGTTTATCTGATGGAAAATATCAAAGGGCCTGTAGTCACCTAGGAAAAAAAGATAAATTACAAATTCGAAGCAAATAGAAGATACTGATTTTACTAAAATTTTAATTTCCACAACCTCGATAAAGATGGAGTCCCTGACAAGAGCACTATGTGCTTAACCTTTTCAGCAACATCAAGAACAGTCTGTATCTGCATAACATAACCAAAATTGTTTAGAACATCAACCTTATATAAAGAGCATCATTTTTTTGAGGATGTTCTTTACGTGTAAGAGAGAGTGTCACTGAATCATATCTGTGTTAATGAAATGCAATTAAAATCAAGTAGGAAATCATAGAGAAAAAGGACACAGGTAAGGTATGCTTACGAAACTCATTAGTGAGGAAAGCAAAGTTTTTAACATACCTCAGATGATTCTGAATTCTTCTTTGAACAGCGCACGTGATGAGACTCATCTAGTATCAAAAGGGCCCATTCGCGCTCAAGCATGGTTTTCCGAAGACGCTGAAGCATCGTATATGAGATAACCACAACTTTTGGCCATCTTGGTAGATAGGCAGGATTATTCTGATGACCGAACACTGAAAACCAAAAAGTATCATCAAACTCAAATTTACTTAACGAGATAGCCAATTAACGGCTCTAACTACTTAGAAGCTTTCGGTTTTTAGCTCATATGGCGCAAAAGTAAGAGGACGAAGTAAAACATAAAAGAGAATCAAACTAGAGTGGAAATGAGCAGAGTAGCTAAGTCAACTAACATACTTAACAAGTGCAATATGCAGAAGTTTCAAAGCGGATAGTCAATAAAGTAAAGACTTTTACCGAGATGTATGTCAGAAGGCAAACAAAACGGCAACCAACGCTCCAACTCTTCAGCCCATGAGTAACGCAAAACCGCAGGACAGACAACAAGTATGGAACCCTCATTCATAAAGCAGCCAGCAATCGCAATAGCCTGAAAAAAAAAAGAATCAAACTTTCAGATCCCCACTTCACCAAACTATCAAAAAAAACTCCCACACAATATAATCACCTGAAGTGTCTTCCCAAGCCCCATTTCATCAGCAATAAGACACCTCCCACCTCTCCTCAACCCAAACCTCAGACCATCAACTTGAAAAGGCAAAAGCGAATCCACCAATCTCCTCGGCAAATTCCCAATCAGCTCTTCAACCTTCTCCTCCGTAAAATGCTCATGCTTACACGGCTCCCATTTCCCGGAAACATACGACTGAGAAAGCTTCTCAACGACGGCAAACGTAATCCAAGGAATCTCCTCGACTTCAACGAGCTTCGACCTTCTTAACCTCCCCAAAACCATACTGTAATCCCTAATCTTATAAACACCAGCTTTGCCTCCGTCTTGGTTTTGAGTGTAGTGCGAAGGTATCGCCTGAAAGGTTAAAAAAAATCAATTAGAGAACTCGCGAAAACTAATCTGAGATTCGATTAGATTCTTCCCACCTCGTAGAGAATCTCGTT
The DNA window shown above is from Brassica oleracea var. oleracea cultivar TO1000 chromosome C3, BOL, whole genome shotgun sequence and carries:
- the LOC106335824 gene encoding DNA annealing helicase and endonuclease ZRANB3, giving the protein MGEEDRFTLGEKRNPSFDDSSSENPQRRHDFRLSKCRKLDGGNGAVSREPGSNTSVVEKFRARLEICSPDSFSVTPVQLQGFRFPEKQDCLRQLNEILYEAIPSHYTQNQDGGKAGVYKIRDYSMVLGRLRRSKLVEVEEIPWITFAVVEKLSQSYVSGKWEPCKHEHFTEEKVEELIGNLPRRLVDSLLPFQVDGLRFGLRRGGRCLIADEMGLGKTLQAIAIAGCFMNEGSILVVCPAVLRYSWAEELERWLPFCLPSDIHLVFGHQNNPAYLPRWPKVVVISYTMLQRLRKTMLEREWALLILDESHHVRCSKKNSESSEIQTVLDVAEKVKHIVLLSGTPSLSRPFDIFHQINMLWPGLLGKNKYEFAKTYCEVGLVRGIQGKIFQDFSKGTRLLELNVLLNQTVMIRRLKQHVLTQLPPKRRQIVTILLKKSDIALAMTILSEANKPNAAITNVTENTHEPEGIAQLAHGSNKDGDMNEVDPDDPDCDKDNQLSGNLSYQQLGVAKLSAFREWLSLHPLISGGLDYTPEEINEDTSSNKMVIFAHHHKVLDGVQEFMCDKGIGFVRIDGTTLPRDRQLAVQTFKFSSEVKVAIIGVEAGGVGLDFSAAQNVVFVELPKTPSLLLQAEDRAHRRGQTSAVNVYIFCAKDTMDESNWQNLNKRLHRISSTTDGKYDAKTEIEIERAHLFKPAEESSEREICDAQPSQASRVIADNNVESCEDLGSETDVSNTIDLKDNTLPHLEILKVFCPYVESGSGSSTMLDRENQENHEPKNVIAHNGVVEENDSNSFFPLVDSLRFEVSQNTGRIHLYSCIPGKDPRPRPHFQNFRPEEIEASNSTPFIEKENSPESLTDDPVHVRAILEFMKEWKALRPIEKRKLIGKPLQLPLSLELSYLSERTSHNSEGLLKGGSKRRNTPFSEISVPLPQNAVWRRVNLRSGHQRKEKEYTQAWTMSNEPLCKFCQKHCKGTNAKEPEYFEDLFCDLECYEDYRTRTSSRYIRQELFQIEHGICTNCNLDCHQLVRYIKPLPLEKRREYINKVAPVLFARKNLLEALVNDPAEGNAWHADHIIPVYRGGGECRLENMRTLCVACHADVTAAQCAERKIIRSKARKQLKDALKELKNLPKKTRDSADENKKETDCSVSVMDEEEDDELLVEVPGSSYSIDEKINPDS